GTTTAATATCCACGGCTGTGCACACGTACAAGCCTGAGTCATTGACCTTGGCTGCTTGAATCTCCAAGGTACCATTTGGAAATAGGCTAATTAGTGTGTCATTAATGCTGTCCTCGGTGATGTACCCCTTGCTGGGGGAGAGCCATGTAAATGAGAGATCTGTGCTGCTCAGGGATGTTTGGCAGTCTAGACGCACTCTTCGTCCCTCTGAAACCAAGACGTTGGAGAGTAGCACGGTCAACGGCTGCGAGACAGCTTTTTCCATTGAGCAATTTTGGAAGAAGCGTGTATATCGGAGGAATCGAATGGACCCTCGTTGGTCCCCAAGGATGGTGCAAGTGTGCTCATCCGTGAAGTCCTTCAGAGACTCATACCCTCTCAGATCCCAATGCCAGAAGACACTGTACATTGAGCAGTCGCAGATCAGCGAGTTGTTATGGAGGTATAGCCCGCGCTGCACCAACCTGGGCAAAGCTTTTACGTCCTCCCACGGCAGACGCGACATCCGGTTGGATGAGAGGTCTAGCATGGTAAGGAAAGGATGACTGTGGTCTTGGATGGAGAAGAACGGGAAGTGTGTGATCTGGTTGAGGCTGAAGTAGGCCTTCTTTAAGCTGCTCAGACCAATCAGTGTGCTGGACTCCACCTGTGCAATCTTGTTATTGTAAAGAAGGAGCTCCTCCAGCCTCCACAGCCCCTGAAAGTAGTGTTGCTCCACCACCTGCAGCTTGTTCGAAGACAAGTCAAGGTGCCTCAGGCCAGAAGCATTGTGAAACACCCCGATGCCCATGGAGCTGAGCTGGTTGTGGGCCATCCGGAGGTTTTCCAGCCTGGGCATCCGTTTAAAGCTGCCCGGACCCAACCAGGACAAATGGTTGTGGCTGAGGTCAAGGGTCGTTGAGAAGGAGGGCACTGACAGAGGTAGCTTGGAGAGACCACTGGAGCTACAGATAACTGCATCAGATACACAGAGGCAAATAGATGGGCAGGTCTCCTCCGAGCCAGGGAGGAGCAGCAACAGGAGAAGGCCTGGATACAGTCCAGGGGTCATGTTTCTGGAAGACGGATCCTTCAAGGTTTCTAATCCCTTAGGCACTCCCTGGTCAGATAAGAATCAAATGAGAAACAGCGTGATGTATTAAAACCTTTCTCTTTCCACCCACCAGCTGCTTTGAGCAGTTCAACAGACAAATAATGTGACTCCAAGGTTAATGCCGTACAGGAACTCCCAGTATCCATGGCATGTAATGAAAAATGGTTCAAACGGAAAGGCGACAAATCTCTTTAGCCCcagtaaaatgttttcatctgttCAATGACTTCAGACTATTTGGAGATGTTTCCTCTGAACACAAATAATACACATTTTTTGtgtattatttttaacttctaatGATACACTTCTTTATcgtttacattttaatgttgataaattaaacaaaaaagtggaaaaaatagGAAATAATGTCCCCACACCAAAAAGCCTATATTGGGATCAACCTATTTGGATTTCTTTTGTCAAACAGTCCAAAACTGAAAGATATTCACTTCCCTATTAGAGGAGATAAATAAAGGTCTTTTTTCCTAGAAATTGGTTCTAATGTGTTATTTTCATTATGGAAGGTTGCTGTCAATCAATTAATCCATTAACTATTGAAGCTCAAATCATTGCCCACCAAGAAGTCTTTTAACAATTTTAGAGTTGTGTTTAAAAATCATACTCACAAAAGGAGATACTTTACCTTCAAAAAGTAGGTTCTTCTGCTGTAGTTTATCATCACCAAATATCAGTTATAATCGAATTCCTGCTGCTGACTTGTAGGTCTGTATGAATTTGAAgacaaaaaggggaaaagtTCACACCACTTCCAGACAAGTGAACGATTTAGCTCACTTAGTTAATCCCATTCTCCCCTCcaaaaagagggggaaaaaaatacttcTCCAAAGTGCTTAGCGGCAACATGAGGCTCTAactttcctgagctttttcctTTTTCGTAGTTGTACCCCCATCAGTGAAAACCCACAACATTGCCGTCTAATCCTTATCTCCTCCTCAGATCCTCCTCCCCAGGCGCTCAAGGAACAATGCTTTAGCCTTTTCTCTCCAGCCAAGTTTAAGGTCCCCCTACTGGCTTTTTCCTCGCCCCAAATGAGTGTGCTGCTCAACAAACATCCTGCAGTGCTTTTGCAGTGTATAGCAAACAGCACAGAGCTTACTTAATCTCCCAcaatcccctcctcctcctctgtgtcatTTAGAGACCAGCCTcgtgtctccctctctcatcaTTAAGTAATGATGCTGGTGGCTGCCCCTTTCTACTCTCTAGCTTACTACCTGCCTCTCTTAGCAATATCGGTTTTCTCACAGTATTCGATTGATATTCTATTCCATAAATAATTTAATGGTTTTACTTACAGATTAGAAGAACCACAGGAGCTTGTCTCGTAAATATCAAATGTGTTATCAAGTTACCCTTTCATCAATAATCCGACTGAAACTTAGCTTtatacttttcttttaaatttttatttctGGATCCTGCTTGACttatctttgtaaaaaaaaaacaactttgttcTAGTCAACAACAATTGGCAAATTCATTCTTGGTCTCTTTGTCTCTTGAAGTCTTTCTGACATTGTAGGTCTCATCTTAACTGTGAAGCCTCCTTACTTTTTTTCCTGTACGTTTGAGTGATGTTTCCTGCTTTATGccctgcactcacacacacaagacctTTCTTTCTATGTGCCTTAATCGGCGCATCCCCTCCTTTTCTTGCCGAGCCCACGACATCCCTCCTTCCTTTCCCCTCAGCTTTGGGTTTGACTGGATATATGCTGTCCATGCTGCTTGGTCATGGTGGTCCTGACAGCTCTGATTTCTGTCACAGTGAATTAGCTTTGCCTCCCagcaaccacctcctcctcactgcCCCCCCCATCAACCCCCCTTTTATAAGTGCTCGGGGCTTTGACTGActcccactcactcactcactcactttgCAGAGGCACCTAGCTGATTCCCGCGTGGATTCAAGCCCCCTGACTGGGATTCACGTCTGAAATGGTGGGCTGATGGGGACAGAAGAGGAGTTCTTGGAAAGTGAAGGGAATGGTGTGGAGTAAAATTTGTCCGAGATCAGTTAAAGCATATTTCTTCTTGGTGTTAAATGATATAAAGCAgggtaagaaaaacacatttaaatgcatttgtgctaaaaaaaaaaaaaaaaaaaaagccatctcCATCTTTGGTATTGTGGCATCACACACAATCTTGTCCCAAGGCTAGTCATCAGCTTGGCTGGAACATGTAAGAAATATATACGCCCACACACTTACATCTGAGATATACTAGAAAAAGGATTTCAAACAGGCCATCCTTGTAGGTGTTATGTTTATGTGGGCTTATATCAGGGCTCAAATGGCCTCAGAgtaatttttctgttttcctgcaAATTGAACTTTGTCCCACTGTAAAGAGAACCTTTGTCCAAATAGCTTTTAAATATTCATGCTGCATTGATTGTTTGAAGGTATTGTGTAACACCCCTATTTGTTCAGTTGGCTGCTCCAAtcatgtatgttgtgtttttctaagtCTCTAATTGTAAACGGATCACATAAGACCTATAAACCAACGTGTTCATCTGCATAAGCTGGTAATGATTCATGGTTCGGTGAGCTCAGAAGAAAATGAGCATGTGAGGCATTTAAATAACCGTGTATGCGTGTGCCAGCGTGATGTTggtagctgtgtttgtttttagctaCAGTGTAATTGTGCAGGGAACATGTTCTTTTTCTCAACTAGCCCCTTTTCTGCTGCAGTTGACACAACATGAACATTTCAGtgctttcattattttcagTATTGATCATTGTGTAAAGGATCCGTGTTTTCGAGCGCAATCATTAGTCATTGTCCATGGAGAGCTATTCAACCAGTGCATGAACAGGTAAACAGAACGGAGAGAAAGTGGTGTTTCTATTCAGATGTATTCACTTAACTTGTAAACCAATTCTTTGTGACTCTTTCTGCAAATTGCCTCTCATCTTACCGTATTAACTGAGTAATTTCAGCAAAATTAGGTTCTCTGGAATGATTACCCTGTCTTCCTTCTTTTCCCACTCTGTCGATTGAAAATCTTTCTGTTAATCCATATGTGTTCCTGCATGTTCCTGTCCGTATCTGTTGTCAGACCGGAATTTGTGCTACTCAGTCCTACTGCTCCGTACAATCCCTAATCTGATCAGTATCTTTCTATCAAGCTGCTTTGCAAATCCTGCCTTCCTCTCCCGCATATATTTGATTGGACTGAGTGTATGCAAATCAGCGCTGTCAAATCAGCCAGGTTCAGAGTGGACCTCAAAGCTTAAACCCTGACCCTGATGCATCCTGCCCTTAGCAGAAAGTGATTTTCCCTTCACCAtctgctgcaggagagaagaaatagaaaaaaaaagaagcacacaacagcacagGGAAATGTCTGCTCTTATCTTGCCCTTGAGGAGCAGTGAAGCTCACTAAGAGTCAATAACATAAAGCTTTACTTTCTCAGATGTaggaagaaaatgtttgaacatTAAAGTGctagaatgtaaaaaaaaaaatgcagacatACTTTTCAAACTCTGTCTGCTTTTATTCTCATTTTAATGCTTAAAATTCACGGAAGGCTCAAGAAGTAGTCTTGAAATTATGTTGAGAGTATCCAGATTGGTTTAATACCAAGTCGCTGCCTTATTTGTTCCTTTTAATAACATACTCTACtgtgagaagaaagaaaatgaaacaaacaatttTCAAGCGCTATGTTAATTATTGAATAAACATCCGGCAGGAGACACAAGAGCTAAAGTCATACACGGAAACATCCACCATTTCCAAAAGCAACTCTGAAAACCCTGCAGCATGGAGTGCTTCTGTCTGTCAATTATGAACCCTTGAACCTGAACATATACACACCCTTGTTCAGTATTTATTCAGCCTTTCAACAGCTTTTTGTTAGGACGCCTGACATCCAGACTCTCAAATATGCATGAGCCAGTGCCTGCATGGAGATTCGGAGGATTGGGTTTTATTTCTTTCCCTCCCTGGGTGAATTTGCTGTGGAGATGAGCTCTCTGTTGAAAAGGAGTTTCAGACTGTTTGCTCGTCACAAGGAGCAGAACAGCGGCTCCATACGCTCTGTATTCACAGGGTTTGCAGTGCATTATTTAAGAATGTCTTaatcaaacccccccccccccccgaaaacTGGTGAGATGGTGTTTTTGTATGTTACATAATGtgagccacagacacacacacacacacacacacacagtatgctCCAAAACAATCCGACTCTATCTTTTCCTGTAGGAGATTTCTGCATTCAATCCATCTGGTGGATATGTTGAGGTGTGAGCATGAAGAGACAGCACTCCATCTAGTGGTTACTCAGCTGGAATGATGAATTGTCTTTCACTATCTGCAGCTTTATCACCAATCCTTCTTAAAGAAATGTggataaatagaaaaaaaaacttacagcTACACACAATTTTAAAAGAttgcacagaaaaaacaactaAATTATTGTGTAATGATTGCACAATCTTAAAGGAACAGTGTACCTGAGGCTATAATGTTATTAGATCTCTGAAATTCATTTTTGCATAATTGTCTCTGATATAAATTTACAAGCTGATTGGGATATTTACATTTGCATGAATAACCCAACATGTTACTGCACCCCAGTGAACAGATTTATGCCATGAAGGTACTATTTCTAAATCACTTCAAATCATACTGTTAGCATTTTCTCTTGTATCAGTTgtcatatatacagtatacatatGCAATGAGGCAGGAGCTGCAGATTTACCCGCCTTACTCCAGTTTCTACTACCAGTCTTTCAGCCAAGCCAAGCTAACCGCTCGCTGACTGTAGCTTTATATTAAACATACAAATATAAGAGATATCAATTATTCATCTTACTCTCAGCCAGATGTCGAATGTAATGTTTCCTTAAGTGCTAAACTATTCCTTTAAGATTTATTCCTTGATTATTTCATTGAGTGCATTTATGATAAAAGGACTGTAATTTTTCCCCATTTCAAATCCGCTTGATTAACACTGCGTAAAGGGGGCTGAACTAATTTtaatttcaaaaaataaattaatctcCTGAGTGTGGTGAATTCTCAGCCAGAAGCTCATATGTGCTGATGTTTATGTGCTGCAGTTTGGCTACCTATGAGCACAGTAATCAGACATAACTCGTGATTATAATGCAAAGCCACGTCTTCAAACGTGTCGATACACAGGGAGCAGTGTGCAGGAGAGATGGCTCGGGGTATGAAAAGCCCCACGTCTCCTCAGCCTCTGTCATCTGCGCTGATTGTTAACGGATTTCAATTAGGACTCACAGGAGTTAATATGATTGCTTGctgtttacacttttttttgctttcatccATGGAAGCCAATTATGCACGAGTAGCAGTAGATGAGTACTGGACGCTGCTAATGGCCCTGCTTCTCCCTTTGTGTTCACATTACTGAAGGATATGGGTTGTGAAATGAGATCACTACTGACTACTGTGCTATCAGTGATTGTGCTATAAAACATTATGGGCCAGAACGTAGTAAATTGTGTGACGTGACTGTGGGGTGGCAGCCTGTCTGCTCTTTTTTATCTTTCGTCGTCTCAtctcctttctcttctttttaccACGTTTTCTGTCATGTcttgtttctctcctctgcCCTCATATCTTCTCTTCTACACTAAACCTCTTCCTCGCTCCTTTCCTTTGCTTCTGTCCTCTTCATCCCTGTGCTCATCATCTCCTTTCATTTATCCTCTCAATTCTTATTTCCCAaatcacttttttcttttacacatcTCTCTGACTTTCATCCCCAGCCCCTGTGGTTATCAACAGAGACTGAAGGGACATGAAGCGAAGCCTCCCCCCTTCCAAACACGTATGCTTGATTGGCATATCTTCAAAATCCACTATGTTCCAATCAATAAGCATTAATGGAAATAATATAGAGATTTGACATAAATCAAAGCCAGAAAATTAATCATAATCTCATTACTAGCAGACTCTTTTGCCCATTTATCACCAGATTGGATGTGTGCCTGTCCTTGTGCATGGCCGTCAATGCAGACATTTGAATCTACCTTGGCTGCACTATTCTGTGAAGAATGGGTTAAGTTTAGAATCAGCTCCAGAGAGAAGGAGTTTGTTTAAGTTTATGATCCGTacatgtgttaaaaaaagaaaaggcaagtAGAGCAACAGACAAAGATGAGACAGGAAAACAGCAGTGTGCAATACAGCGCAGGTTTGTCTGACTGCACTTCACAGTTGAAATAGTTTGATGGATCCTGCAGCCAGCTGTCTTCGACACCTGAGCCACGCTGCTGTTGCAGTGTgactgctcccccccccccccccccccccccgactcagAAAGACACCCGGGGACATGGGGTGTGATGAGCAGTTAGCAGTTCCATCATGGATCTCCGGGGCCATCCATGGAAAATGAAACCATCTCTGAACAGGTAACTCAATTT
This region of Labrus bergylta chromosome 12, fLabBer1.1, whole genome shotgun sequence genomic DNA includes:
- the LOC109980911 gene encoding amphoterin-induced protein 3-like, which produces MINYSRRTYFLKGVPKGLETLKDPSSRNMTPGLYPGLLLLLLLPGSEETCPSICLCVSDAVICSSSGLSKLPLSVPSFSTTLDLSHNHLSWLGPGSFKRMPRLENLRMAHNQLSSMGIGVFHNASGLRHLDLSSNKLQVVEQHYFQGLWRLEELLLYNNKIAQVESSTLIGLSSLKKAYFSLNQITHFPFFSIQDHSHPFLTMLDLSSNRMSRLPWEDVKALPRLVQRGLYLHNNSLICDCSMYSVFWHWDLRGYESLKDFTDEHTCTILGDQRGSIRFLRYTRFFQNCSMEKAVSQPLTVLLSNVLVSEGRRVRLDCQTSLSSTDLSFTWLSPSKGYITEDSINDTLISLFPNGTLEIQAAKVNDSGLYVCTAVDIKQALNATREVNVTVLLPAAESFNTGYTTLLGCVVTMISILVYLYLTPCRCSCCKQPKPPVIPIATYDPSTLTSVFSPSARDQSKIQTNKHVAFMEPMLSEEGTQWTLES